One genomic segment of Desulforamulus reducens MI-1 includes these proteins:
- a CDS encoding class I SAM-dependent methyltransferase: MAHVFDAKKMAKLADPRRREFIPTEKILSIMNLVKGKKLLDLGCGIGYLTIPAAKAVGSEGFVFGLDIQEEMLVEALTRSRSQNLPQIAWVLSAPDYITLPTESVHYITMVMVAHEIPNLRKMLQECRRVLQPGGRIGIVEWNDTFTQIGPPLDHRLKAEDLSLLLQENGFKGMVVTDISEAVYITTAIR; the protein is encoded by the coding sequence GTGGCCCATGTATTTGATGCCAAGAAAATGGCAAAATTAGCTGATCCCCGTAGAAGGGAGTTCATTCCAACGGAGAAAATTTTATCAATTATGAACCTTGTAAAAGGGAAAAAACTATTGGATTTGGGATGTGGTATTGGATATCTCACCATTCCTGCGGCCAAAGCCGTCGGATCGGAGGGCTTTGTATTTGGCTTGGACATTCAGGAAGAGATGCTGGTAGAAGCCCTAACCCGGAGTCGAAGTCAGAACCTGCCCCAGATTGCCTGGGTTCTCAGTGCTCCAGATTATATTACTTTGCCGACCGAAAGTGTCCACTACATTACAATGGTTATGGTGGCCCATGAAATACCGAATTTGCGGAAGATGCTGCAGGAATGCCGAAGGGTCTTACAACCTGGCGGCAGAATAGGGATTGTGGAATGGAACGATACCTTTACGCAAATAGGACCTCCGCTGGATCACCGACTTAAGGCTGAGGACTTAAGTTTGCTACTGCAGGAAAATGGGTTTAAAGGTATGGTGGTCACAGATATCAGTGAGGCGGTCTATATTACTACTGCTATTCGATAA
- a CDS encoding MBL fold metallo-hydrolase, which yields MQLKITVIAENDVKKRYLLAEHGLSLLVKIGNYQLLFDTGQGLAIESNVRAMQLDLTKINAMALSHGHYDHTGGLKRALALSGPKPIYAHPGVFDDKYSTNREGEHKSVGIPFSKKELEMLGAEFHLQSTPIHLGSDIILSGQIPRTTDFEEINDRFVIKKDGKYEVDPLLDDQALFIKTAKGVVVIVGCSHSGIINILKYARQLTGEEDIYAVVGGTHLVEANEERLHRTIEELRAMKVEKLAVSHCTGFQAQVKLKETFGHGFVLNNVGNSICI from the coding sequence ATGCAACTGAAAATTACTGTAATTGCAGAGAATGATGTAAAAAAAAGATACCTGTTGGCAGAACATGGTTTGTCGCTGTTGGTGAAAATCGGCAACTATCAGTTACTCTTTGATACAGGGCAAGGTCTGGCCATTGAATCCAATGTCCGGGCCATGCAATTGGATTTGACCAAAATCAATGCCATGGCACTAAGTCATGGACATTATGACCATACCGGGGGACTCAAAAGGGCCCTCGCCCTAAGTGGTCCAAAACCAATCTATGCACACCCTGGGGTTTTTGATGATAAATACTCCACCAACCGAGAGGGAGAACACAAATCGGTTGGAATACCCTTTAGCAAAAAGGAATTGGAAATGCTAGGGGCTGAATTTCATCTGCAGTCAACTCCAATTCATTTGGGCAGTGATATTATACTATCCGGTCAGATTCCAAGGACAACTGATTTTGAAGAAATAAATGATCGTTTTGTTATAAAAAAGGACGGGAAATACGAGGTAGACCCACTATTGGACGATCAGGCATTGTTTATAAAAACTGCTAAAGGGGTAGTTGTAATTGTTGGCTGCAGTCACTCGGGAATTATTAATATTTTAAAATATGCCAGGCAACTAACAGGGGAAGAGGATATTTATGCTGTGGTGGGCGGTACGCATCTGGTGGAAGCCAATGAGGAAAGGCTGCACCGGACCATTGAAGAGTTAAGGGCAATGAAGGTGGAAAAACTGGCGGTTTCCCATTGTACTGGTTTTCAGGCCCAGGTAAAACTGAAAGAAACCTTTGGACATGGGTTTGTCTTAAACAATGTGGGGAATAGCATTTGTATTTAG
- a CDS encoding GIY-YIG nuclease family protein, which produces MANCYVVYILKCSDSTLYTGITNDLKRRLQQHLLGKASKYTRCRLPVQLVYIEGEYTKGQALTRELAIKKLNRQQKMDLIANAELIPF; this is translated from the coding sequence ATGGCTAATTGTTATGTGGTTTACATATTAAAATGTTCTGATAGCACTCTCTACACCGGGATCACCAACGATCTTAAAAGGAGATTACAACAACATTTACTTGGCAAGGCCAGCAAATATACCCGTTGCCGCTTACCCGTACAGTTGGTTTATATAGAAGGAGAATATACTAAGGGGCAAGCCTTAACCAGAGAATTAGCAATTAAAAAATTAAACCGGCAGCAAAAGATGGATCTCATTGCAAATGCAGAACTAATTCCTTTCTAA
- a CDS encoding NAD(P)/FAD-dependent oxidoreductase, translating to MIRVSGIKITLDQDEAAIKRELLTKLKIKEKELVEYSIFKCSVDARKKDNVFFVYTIDAVINNEDKILKRFARDKDVSSSPDLNYEYTKPGDIPLKNRPVIIGTGPAGLFAGLILAVMGYRPLLLERGSDVDTRTEAVRTFWKTGKLDTECNVQFGEGGAGTFSDGKLTTLIRDLRCRKVLEEMVAAGAPAEILYAHKPHVGTDVLREVVKNIRQRIISLGGDVCFNTKVTDIKVEQGVVTGVEFNGEAFIDTEVVLLAVGHSARDTFKMLYDKGIRITPKAFSIGVRIEHPQELINQAQYKQFAHHSKLGPAEYKLSYHSPSGRSAYTFCMCPGGLVVAAASEEGGVVTNGMSEHARNANNANSALLVGVTPADYGSEHPLAGVEFQRQWERKAFELAGANYHAPAQLVGDFLLDRPSEKIGHVEPSYRKGITLAELKHCLPPYVVETLREAILDFDKKLKGFAISDAVLTGVETRSSSPVRIERNEQRQSNIIGLYPAGEGAGYAGGIVSAAVDGIRVAEAIIAKYKPLGDGTYV from the coding sequence ATGATAAGAGTTTCAGGAATTAAGATAACCTTAGATCAAGACGAAGCAGCTATCAAAAGGGAACTGCTGACGAAACTCAAAATTAAAGAAAAGGAACTGGTTGAGTATAGCATTTTTAAATGTTCTGTTGATGCCAGAAAAAAAGACAATGTCTTTTTTGTTTATACGATAGATGCAGTGATTAACAATGAAGATAAAATTCTCAAAAGGTTTGCTAGGGACAAAGATGTTTCTTCCTCGCCAGACCTAAACTATGAATATACCAAACCCGGAGATATTCCATTAAAAAATAGGCCTGTGATTATAGGAACAGGTCCTGCTGGTTTATTTGCCGGCCTAATTTTAGCAGTTATGGGTTATCGGCCTTTATTATTGGAACGAGGCTCGGACGTTGACACAAGAACTGAGGCAGTAAGAACCTTTTGGAAAACCGGAAAACTGGACACAGAATGTAATGTCCAATTTGGAGAAGGCGGAGCAGGGACTTTTTCGGACGGCAAGTTAACTACCTTGATTCGGGATCTGCGTTGCCGTAAAGTGTTGGAGGAAATGGTAGCTGCTGGAGCACCTGCTGAGATATTATATGCCCATAAACCCCACGTGGGCACAGATGTCTTACGGGAAGTTGTTAAAAACATTCGGCAACGTATTATTAGTCTAGGAGGAGATGTTTGCTTTAATACCAAAGTAACAGATATTAAAGTAGAGCAGGGCGTGGTAACTGGAGTAGAGTTTAATGGTGAAGCATTCATCGATACTGAAGTGGTTCTTCTGGCCGTTGGCCACAGTGCTCGGGATACTTTTAAAATGTTATATGATAAGGGAATAAGGATTACACCGAAGGCCTTCTCCATAGGTGTTAGAATTGAGCATCCTCAGGAGTTGATTAACCAGGCCCAATATAAGCAGTTTGCTCACCATTCTAAGCTTGGCCCAGCAGAATATAAATTATCTTATCACTCTCCCAGTGGAAGATCGGCCTACACCTTTTGCATGTGCCCAGGTGGTTTGGTTGTGGCAGCTGCTTCTGAGGAAGGTGGCGTTGTTACCAATGGTATGAGTGAGCATGCCCGAAATGCCAACAATGCTAATAGTGCTTTGCTGGTGGGTGTAACCCCTGCGGATTATGGCAGTGAACATCCCTTGGCAGGTGTGGAGTTTCAAAGGCAATGGGAAAGGAAGGCCTTTGAGTTGGCCGGAGCAAATTACCATGCTCCTGCTCAATTGGTGGGGGATTTTCTTTTGGATAGGCCTTCAGAAAAAATAGGGCACGTTGAACCCTCCTACCGCAAAGGTATTACTTTAGCAGAGCTTAAGCATTGTCTTCCTCCTTATGTGGTGGAAACATTAAGGGAAGCGATTCTTGATTTTGATAAAAAGCTAAAGGGTTTTGCTATATCCGATGCTGTACTTACTGGTGTTGAGACAAGAAGTTCCTCTCCCGTTCGGATTGAACGTAACGAGCAGAGGCAGTCTAACATAATTGGACTTTACCCCGCAGGTGAGGGTGCAGGCTATGCCGGGGGAATTGTTTCCGCTGCGGTGGACGGGATTCGGGTTGCTGAAGCAATTATTGCAAAATATAAACCCCTAGGAGATGGAACCTATGTCTAA
- a CDS encoding NAD(P)/FAD-dependent oxidoreductase gives MSNKGTKIIIVGGGAAGLMAAIMASRSGASVTLLEKNQRVGKKILATGNGRCNLTNINIDIRYFHGALPKFAMTALNRFDNYQTIDFFEQLGISHKVEERGKVFPFSNQASSVLDVLRYEVEQLGVETFVESEVKEIKKVDGGFEILAKNSSKFFAHKVILATGGKAAPSLGSTGSGYQLAERLGHNLIEPFPALVQLKLAEPFLKQIKGIKFDGEAEIVVNTKTLAKTAGEILFTEYGISGPPIFDLSRTASQWLHKNKKVWLKISMITHLSREELSQYIQKRFRDNPSKTLVFSFVGFINKQLVPVLLKQAGIKDINKKVAQVTTAERERILQILQDWRFEVTGTNTWSAAQVTAGGVDVRDINPKTMESKIVPGLYFAGEIMDIDGDCGGYNLQWAWSSGYIAGKSAALS, from the coding sequence ATGTCTAATAAGGGTACAAAAATCATCATTGTGGGTGGGGGGGCCGCCGGGTTAATGGCGGCCATCATGGCCAGTCGAAGCGGAGCCAGTGTTACCCTTCTGGAGAAAAATCAACGAGTTGGTAAAAAAATTCTTGCCACAGGCAACGGGCGATGCAACCTAACGAATATCAATATAGATATTCGTTATTTTCACGGGGCTTTACCTAAGTTTGCTATGACTGCATTAAACCGCTTTGATAACTACCAGACCATTGATTTTTTTGAGCAACTAGGTATATCCCATAAAGTGGAGGAAAGGGGCAAGGTTTTTCCCTTTTCCAATCAGGCTTCCAGTGTTTTGGATGTATTAAGATATGAAGTAGAGCAGTTAGGTGTAGAAACCTTTGTTGAGTCAGAAGTTAAGGAAATAAAAAAAGTTGATGGTGGTTTTGAAATACTGGCGAAGAATAGTAGTAAGTTCTTTGCCCATAAGGTGATTTTAGCAACGGGTGGTAAAGCTGCTCCCAGCCTTGGTTCTACAGGTAGTGGTTATCAGCTAGCGGAAAGATTAGGACACAACTTAATAGAGCCCTTCCCTGCTCTGGTACAACTTAAGTTGGCAGAGCCATTTTTAAAACAGATAAAAGGCATAAAATTTGATGGGGAAGCCGAGATTGTTGTTAATACAAAGACCTTGGCAAAAACCGCAGGAGAAATCCTTTTCACAGAGTATGGTATTTCGGGTCCGCCTATTTTTGATCTTAGTCGTACAGCCTCCCAATGGTTACATAAAAATAAAAAGGTCTGGCTTAAGATTTCTATGATCACACATCTGTCTAGGGAGGAGTTGTCACAATATATTCAGAAACGTTTTCGGGATAACCCCTCTAAAACCCTGGTTTTTAGTTTTGTGGGTTTTATTAACAAACAATTGGTTCCGGTTTTGTTAAAGCAGGCAGGCATTAAAGATATTAATAAGAAAGTAGCACAGGTTACGACTGCTGAGCGAGAAAGAATTCTACAGATACTACAGGACTGGCGCTTTGAAGTTACCGGGACCAATACGTGGTCCGCCGCCCAGGTAACAGCTGGAGGAGTTGATGTCCGGGATATAAACCCCAAAACGATGGAATCTAAAATTGTTCCGGGGTTATATTTTGCCGGAGAGATTATGGATATAGACGGCGACTGCGGTGGGTATAACTTACAATGGGCTTGGTCCTCTGGCTACATAGCAGGGAAAAGTGCAGCGTTGTCCTAA
- a CDS encoding FUSC family protein, translating to MPRLKALKLKMPFGARMIKTAIAVMLSFYIAHKYQLNAVVAVISAIINVQPTLSRSLRNAIEQIIVHVVGMVIGLGVGYLWAPGPLAMGVATPLVIWSALRLGYGEVAMALLPMVIILSSPEEAFLTEALYRSIVIFLGLGVGIAVNGLIAPPRYRDRLLTRLQELNDVTVDFFGSLANDFTVPKLIPYEEYEKKRLEVKSLLKECRLYLELWREQLGQKRTPFPWQDQLIEQYIDFNTNLYHKSKDIFENTRERIAWREQMGQPIITPEFEAILAMLQHGIDDFRRLNNQLRMSMFKGVPAQHYPVDDKFWQEMSDYVDLWHEKLTGAYYMHALLFLAVVANNLKYANRTVKEYLNIIHENQDIASREIRKRLDSGL from the coding sequence ATGCCAAGATTAAAGGCCCTAAAATTAAAAATGCCCTTTGGGGCAAGGATGATTAAGACCGCCATTGCAGTGATGTTATCCTTCTATATAGCTCACAAATATCAATTAAATGCCGTGGTGGCAGTTATATCAGCCATTATTAATGTCCAGCCTACTTTAAGTCGTTCTCTTCGAAATGCCATTGAACAAATTATTGTTCATGTTGTTGGTATGGTGATAGGTTTAGGTGTAGGCTATCTCTGGGCCCCCGGGCCTTTGGCCATGGGAGTTGCTACACCGCTGGTTATTTGGTCTGCTTTAAGATTGGGGTATGGTGAAGTTGCCATGGCACTGTTGCCCATGGTTATTATATTAAGTTCACCGGAAGAAGCATTTTTGACGGAAGCCCTTTATAGAAGCATCGTCATATTTTTAGGTTTGGGTGTGGGGATTGCTGTAAATGGCTTGATAGCGCCACCCCGTTACCGAGACCGTTTGCTGACGCGTTTACAAGAATTAAATGATGTCACTGTGGACTTCTTTGGTTCATTGGCCAATGATTTTACAGTTCCTAAGTTAATACCCTATGAAGAATATGAGAAAAAACGTTTGGAGGTAAAAAGTTTACTAAAGGAATGTCGCTTGTATCTTGAACTTTGGCGGGAACAATTAGGGCAGAAGAGAACACCCTTCCCCTGGCAGGATCAATTAATTGAACAGTATATAGATTTTAATACCAACCTCTATCACAAAAGCAAAGACATTTTTGAGAATACCCGTGAGCGCATTGCCTGGCGGGAACAAATGGGTCAGCCTATCATTACGCCGGAATTTGAGGCCATATTGGCAATGCTTCAACATGGCATAGATGATTTTCGCCGTTTAAATAATCAATTAAGAATGTCTATGTTTAAAGGGGTGCCTGCCCAACATTATCCCGTAGATGATAAATTCTGGCAAGAAATGAGCGATTATGTGGATCTGTGGCATGAAAAACTAACCGGAGCCTATTATATGCATGCACTGCTCTTTTTGGCTGTGGTGGCAAATAATTTGAAGTATGCTAACAGGACAGTAAAAGAATATCTAAACATTATTCACGAAAATCAGGATATCGCATCCAGAGAGATCAGAAAAAGACTGGACTCAGGACTTTAA
- a CDS encoding [Fe-Fe] hydrogenase large subunit C-terminal domain-containing protein produces the protein MTKLTYDDIFKDLVKSAFDGKLEQKIKKLEKQGDKHIQEYINYATGGGDSDKVIFKIRDCDLDCGCNDPGCQVSCLMGAIERDEEGKVVIRSGDCNDCGECVNVCQHDCLIDKKEFIPLVEVLKDRKVPVYAIIAPAFIGQFGSEVTPGKMRAALKRLGFYGMVEVALFADILTFREALEFDAHVRKEGDFVLTSMCCPMWVSMVKKVYKQLAPHITPSVSPMVACGRGVKKLHPDAKVVFIGPCIAKKAEAKEPDVRDAVDVVITFKELRQIFEAVGINPAEMEEDEKEHSSTGGRIYARTGGVSKAVADTLKRIRPDKPIQIKAVQAHGVKECRKMLQDALEGKISANFYEGMGCVGGCVGGPHVLIDPAQGTDLVNDYGEEALSLTPADNKYVLTLLKSLGFDDIEDLFDEEKAKIFSRSFNQQPE, from the coding sequence GTGACTAAATTAACATATGATGATATTTTTAAAGATCTTGTTAAATCTGCCTTTGACGGGAAACTGGAACAAAAAATTAAAAAATTAGAAAAGCAAGGAGACAAGCATATTCAGGAGTACATAAACTACGCCACAGGTGGAGGGGACTCTGACAAGGTTATTTTTAAGATAAGGGATTGTGATCTGGATTGTGGGTGCAATGATCCAGGATGTCAGGTTTCCTGTTTAATGGGTGCCATTGAACGGGATGAAGAGGGAAAGGTGGTTATTAGAAGCGGAGATTGCAATGATTGTGGTGAGTGTGTAAATGTTTGCCAGCATGACTGTTTGATAGATAAAAAAGAGTTTATCCCCCTAGTGGAGGTATTAAAGGACCGTAAAGTTCCGGTATACGCCATCATAGCCCCAGCCTTTATTGGTCAGTTTGGCTCAGAAGTTACACCGGGGAAAATGAGGGCGGCTCTAAAAAGGTTGGGTTTCTACGGGATGGTAGAGGTGGCTCTGTTTGCGGATATATTAACCTTTAGAGAAGCTTTGGAATTTGATGCCCATGTGCGTAAAGAGGGAGATTTTGTACTTACCAGCATGTGTTGTCCCATGTGGGTATCAATGGTGAAAAAGGTATATAAACAATTGGCCCCCCATATAACCCCTTCGGTATCACCGATGGTAGCTTGCGGTCGAGGTGTCAAGAAGCTTCACCCGGATGCCAAGGTGGTCTTCATAGGTCCCTGCATCGCGAAAAAAGCAGAGGCAAAGGAGCCTGATGTAAGAGATGCTGTTGATGTTGTCATCACATTTAAAGAACTAAGGCAGATTTTTGAAGCTGTGGGTATCAATCCAGCAGAGATGGAGGAAGATGAAAAGGAACACTCCTCCACTGGCGGAAGGATATATGCCCGTACCGGCGGGGTCAGTAAGGCAGTGGCAGATACGTTAAAGAGAATAAGACCAGATAAGCCTATCCAGATTAAAGCCGTTCAAGCCCATGGTGTAAAGGAATGCCGTAAAATGTTACAGGATGCCTTAGAGGGAAAAATATCTGCTAATTTTTATGAAGGTATGGGCTGTGTGGGTGGCTGTGTGGGAGGTCCCCATGTCTTAATAGACCCTGCCCAGGGTACTGACCTGGTTAATGATTATGGAGAAGAAGCGTTAAGCCTCACACCGGCTGACAACAAATATGTTTTGACTCTGCTTAAAAGTCTTGGTTTTGATGATATTGAAGATTTGTTTGATGAAGAAAAAGCTAAGATTTTTAGTAGAAGTTTTAACCAACAACCGGAATAG
- a CDS encoding YkgJ family cysteine cluster protein — protein sequence MSYNYKKELMEQLDKDTLPEIQMNNYFTFECKSQCMGRCCNSITILLDPWDIEIMARYLGMSGQHFLTEYCKVDFSNQLKWSYVRLKHAEDGPCIFMLEDGRCEIYPVRSRNCRTFPIGRAVRFEQDGSKVERMFFVERMGFCLGHKSEKSWTVEEWLADAQCSKFYELSDLYLEVIHYVTNDLNSKEWMNENIARMLLPLLYGPDMLRHKLGISEEKVDHEEFYRRRMKALKVILTDMAAGFGHGPLAQRVKAGETFAGSIMERMKQVLVSG from the coding sequence ATGTCCTACAATTATAAAAAGGAATTGATGGAACAGTTAGATAAGGATACATTGCCTGAAATTCAGATGAATAATTATTTTACCTTTGAATGTAAAAGTCAGTGTATGGGAAGATGCTGCAATTCCATCACCATTCTCCTGGACCCCTGGGATATTGAAATTATGGCCAGATATCTGGGAATGTCCGGGCAACATTTCTTAACCGAATATTGCAAAGTAGATTTCAGCAATCAATTAAAATGGTCCTATGTTAGGCTAAAACATGCGGAAGACGGGCCTTGTATTTTTATGTTGGAAGATGGCAGATGCGAAATATACCCTGTTCGCTCTCGAAACTGTAGAACTTTTCCCATTGGCCGAGCTGTTCGCTTTGAACAGGACGGAAGTAAAGTAGAACGAATGTTTTTTGTAGAAAGAATGGGTTTTTGTTTAGGGCATAAATCGGAAAAAAGCTGGACGGTTGAGGAATGGCTTGCGGATGCCCAATGCAGTAAATTTTATGAGTTATCCGACCTCTATTTAGAGGTAATTCATTACGTCACCAATGATCTAAACAGTAAAGAGTGGATGAACGAGAATATTGCCCGGATGCTGTTGCCCTTACTGTACGGTCCGGATATGCTTAGACATAAATTAGGCATTTCAGAGGAAAAAGTAGATCATGAAGAATTTTATCGCCGTAGAATGAAGGCCTTAAAGGTTATTTTAACAGATATGGCTGCTGGTTTTGGCCATGGTCCCCTAGCCCAAAGGGTTAAGGCAGGAGAGACCTTTGCCGGCAGCATAATGGAACGTATGAAACAGGTGCTGGTTTCAGGGTAG
- a CDS encoding LysR substrate-binding domain-containing protein, with product MNLSHFKVFKILAQTENITKASKLLELSQPTINHNIYLLEQHYGAKLFDRSNKKLKLTRFGEVLVKYVNQILNLVEQSEQHIHELVGELRGSLNLGASHTIAENVLPKIMGMFNHDYPEVTIHLEVTNTRHIVDHILDNKLDLGLIEGPVTHDNIISKPFMEDELLVVLPYNHPLAIKKNLTIKEVANLPFVLREEGSGTRVVMESTLKGAGLDPSDLNTVMELGNTQAVIGAVEAGLGATILSGLAVSKEIQLKTVKTCRISNVNIVRNFSIIINKEKPSSSIIQTFLGFINSEEIKKIFKV from the coding sequence ATGAACCTTTCTCATTTCAAGGTTTTTAAAATCCTTGCGCAAACTGAGAACATTACTAAGGCTAGCAAATTACTAGAATTGTCTCAACCAACCATTAACCATAATATTTATTTACTCGAGCAACATTATGGTGCTAAACTGTTTGATCGATCCAATAAAAAACTTAAACTAACTCGTTTTGGTGAAGTATTGGTGAAGTATGTTAATCAAATACTGAACCTCGTTGAGCAATCCGAGCAACACATTCATGAATTGGTGGGAGAACTTCGTGGAAGCCTGAATTTGGGGGCCAGTCATACCATTGCAGAAAATGTTTTGCCAAAAATTATGGGTATGTTTAATCATGATTATCCAGAGGTTACCATTCATCTTGAAGTAACCAATACCCGTCACATTGTTGACCACATTTTAGATAATAAGTTGGATTTAGGACTTATTGAAGGACCTGTGACCCATGATAATATCATTTCAAAGCCCTTTATGGAGGATGAACTTCTCGTTGTTTTACCCTATAACCACCCCTTAGCAATTAAAAAGAATCTTACCATTAAAGAAGTTGCCAACCTTCCCTTTGTTTTGAGAGAAGAAGGTTCCGGTACCCGAGTTGTTATGGAATCTACTCTAAAAGGTGCAGGCTTGGACCCTTCTGATCTAAATACTGTTATGGAGTTGGGTAATACACAGGCAGTTATCGGCGCCGTAGAAGCTGGTCTAGGAGCTACGATCTTATCGGGATTAGCAGTCAGTAAAGAAATACAGTTAAAAACCGTAAAGACCTGCCGAATTTCCAATGTAAATATCGTTCGCAACTTTTCAATTATTATCAACAAGGAAAAGCCATCTTCTTCGATTATTCAAACCTTTCTAGGCTTTATTAATTCGGAAGAAATAAAAAAGATCTTTAAGGTATAA
- a CDS encoding O-methyltransferase → MDFLVHEEAQGYIRALLPKRESIFYEMEKEAKDKIIPIVEPEIGHLLYWLAFTKGSQKVLEIGTAIGYSTLWLAKAVLPRGGRITTMEINEPRADAARKFFKKAGVEQQIELVFGDARELLYTQNGTYDFIFLDAAKGKYIEFLDKCIELLEPGGLLVAEDVFMRGMVISGEIDKRRNKTAVSRLKAYLKLVMEHNLLETVVLPVGDGVAISTKKYKELKK, encoded by the coding sequence GTGGATTTTCTTGTTCATGAAGAAGCCCAAGGTTATATCCGAGCGTTATTACCGAAGAGGGAAAGCATATTTTATGAAATGGAAAAGGAAGCGAAAGATAAAATTATCCCCATTGTTGAACCGGAAATTGGACATCTTTTATATTGGCTGGCCTTTACAAAAGGGAGTCAAAAAGTATTAGAAATTGGGACTGCCATAGGCTATTCAACACTTTGGTTAGCAAAGGCTGTCTTGCCACGGGGCGGTAGAATTACGACCATGGAGATCAATGAACCCAGGGCAGATGCTGCTCGTAAATTTTTTAAAAAGGCTGGGGTGGAGCAGCAAATAGAACTGGTTTTTGGAGACGCCAGGGAATTGCTTTACACACAAAATGGTACATACGATTTTATTTTTTTAGATGCAGCCAAGGGAAAGTATATAGAGTTTTTGGATAAGTGTATAGAATTATTGGAACCAGGGGGGTTATTGGTAGCGGAAGATGTGTTTATGCGAGGAATGGTTATATCTGGAGAAATTGATAAAAGACGCAATAAAACCGCGGTTTCCCGCCTTAAGGCTTATTTGAAACTAGTAATGGAACATAATCTTCTAGAAACCGTTGTTTTACCAGTGGGAGACGGAGTGGCTATTAGTACAAAAAAGTATAAAGAATTAAAGAAATAA
- a CDS encoding respiratory nitrate reductase subunit gamma — MLLTVFAYFSILAFIGLSLYKAYQYAKMPMHGRWELYPVPKEPGEKGHYGGSYYEDLEYWNKPREVSHAGELIDMLKEMLFIKNLFVNQKRQWWLSYALHLGIYLLGLWAVLLAVGAIMELAGVPLTTAEGVSTNAFASLVYYVTFAAGAAGAILLAFGSLSLFLKRVLNNTFAKYTTPQEYFNLFFLFAVVASGLVVWSGDPGFNYGREILKAMFTFAPIQADTALTIHILLLGAVMIYIPQTKMSHYVGKYFAFHKVLWDNDPNIRNSKMENVVREAISYKPKASWSAPHINPAAQQDKK, encoded by the coding sequence TTGTTGCTGACGGTATTTGCTTATTTTTCCATTCTAGCATTCATCGGTCTCTCTCTGTACAAGGCTTACCAGTATGCCAAAATGCCCATGCATGGTCGCTGGGAACTGTACCCGGTTCCTAAAGAACCCGGTGAAAAAGGTCATTATGGTGGTTCCTACTACGAAGATCTAGAATACTGGAACAAACCAAGAGAAGTTTCCCATGCAGGCGAACTCATAGACATGTTAAAAGAAATGTTGTTTATTAAAAATTTGTTTGTTAACCAGAAACGTCAGTGGTGGCTGTCCTATGCACTACATTTGGGCATTTATCTATTAGGATTATGGGCTGTTCTATTGGCAGTGGGTGCTATTATGGAATTAGCTGGCGTTCCTTTAACCACTGCTGAGGGAGTAAGCACCAATGCTTTTGCTTCCTTGGTATATTATGTTACCTTTGCAGCCGGTGCTGCCGGTGCTATATTACTGGCATTCGGGTCCCTAAGCTTGTTTTTAAAAAGAGTTTTAAACAACACCTTTGCTAAATACACAACACCTCAGGAATATTTTAACTTATTTTTCCTGTTTGCTGTTGTGGCTTCTGGTTTAGTAGTTTGGAGCGGTGACCCTGGTTTTAATTATGGTCGTGAAATTCTTAAAGCAATGTTTACATTTGCGCCTATTCAGGCTGATACTGCTTTAACCATCCACATCCTGTTATTGGGTGCTGTAATGATCTACATCCCCCAAACTAAAATGAGTCACTACGTGGGCAAATACTTTGCTTTCCATAAAGTTCTGTGGGACAACGATCCCAACATCAGAAATTCTAAGATGGAAAACGTTGTAAGAGAGGCCATTAGTTACAAACCCAAAGCCTCCTGGTCCGCACCTCATATCAACCCTGCAGCACAGCAGGACAAGAAGTAA